A stretch of the Candidatus Bandiella numerosa genome encodes the following:
- a CDS encoding DNA-directed DNA polymerase yields MDSYHNLTLNWLYLDINSYFATVEQHHNPLYRNKPLIVVPLDSGTTCAIAASAEAKKLGVKTGTNVGKAKQMIPDLICVTSNHDKYREYHHRILKEIDRHIYIDDILSIDECAGRLTGKFQLKQNAVELAHKIKKGIINNIGDNIKCSIGIAPNRFLAKVATEIEKLDGLVVLEGNDLPQKLYSLNLRSLTGIGASTYTRLLSHGISSVEGLCNKDASFLKKAFGNIAGEKYYYLLRGYNVPEEKKDTQSIGNSQVLPPEMRNPENAYEVAKRLLHTATFRLREKELYANGINIELSLTNKNNLRNYQKLHSLCDDFSLGDKMQSMWNSLINNQTNLNIKKISISFVNLTKQKNDQLALFDNNSDCNLKEKNKLEQISKLMDKINKKEGKNIISLGMTRNKNEQADAIAFSSI; encoded by the coding sequence ATGGATAGCTATCATAATCTCACTCTCAATTGGTTATATTTAGATATTAATAGCTATTTTGCAACTGTTGAGCAACACCATAATCCATTATATAGAAACAAACCACTTATTGTGGTACCACTTGATTCTGGTACAACATGTGCAATCGCAGCAAGTGCTGAGGCAAAAAAACTAGGAGTTAAAACTGGTACAAACGTAGGTAAGGCGAAGCAAATGATTCCGGATCTAATTTGCGTTACATCAAATCATGATAAATATAGAGAGTATCATCATAGAATACTCAAGGAGATAGATAGGCACATTTATATTGATGATATTCTGTCTATTGATGAATGTGCAGGAAGATTGACAGGTAAATTTCAATTAAAACAAAATGCAGTTGAATTGGCGCATAAGATAAAGAAAGGTATAATAAATAATATTGGGGACAATATTAAATGTTCCATAGGAATAGCGCCTAATAGATTCTTGGCTAAAGTGGCAACAGAAATAGAAAAATTAGATGGTTTAGTTGTACTTGAGGGAAACGATTTACCTCAAAAACTCTACTCATTAAATCTTAGAAGCTTAACTGGCATTGGAGCTTCTACTTATACAAGGCTATTATCTCATGGTATAAGTTCAGTAGAAGGCCTTTGTAATAAAGATGCTAGTTTTTTAAAAAAAGCTTTTGGCAATATAGCTGGTGAAAAGTACTATTATCTACTAAGAGGATATAATGTGCCTGAAGAGAAAAAGGATACCCAATCAATAGGAAATAGTCAGGTCCTTCCTCCAGAAATGAGAAATCCAGAAAATGCATATGAGGTGGCCAAAAGATTATTGCATACTGCTACATTTAGACTTAGGGAAAAAGAACTTTATGCTAATGGCATTAATATAGAGCTTAGTCTAACAAACAAGAATAATTTAAGAAATTATCAAAAACTTCATTCTTTATGCGATGATTTTTCTCTTGGAGATAAAATGCAATCTATGTGGAATTCTCTCATTAACAATCAAACTAACCTTAATATCAAAAAAATATCTATATCATTTGTAAATTTAACAAAACAAAAAAATGATCAGTTAGCTCTTTTTGATAATAATAGTGATTGTAATCTGAAAGAGAAAAATAAATTAGAACAGATTTCAAAGTTGATGGATAAGATAAATAAAAAAGAGGGTAAAAATATAATATCTTTAGGAATGACCAGAAATAAAAATGAGCAAGCTGATGCTATTGCATTTTCTTCTATTTGA
- a CDS encoding YggS family pyridoxal phosphate-dependent enzyme, whose translation MQNNEILLQSYRKLIQRIKDCNKLYQSESKLLLVSKHLCRSQIEYIITNTEQRVFGENKVQDAIDKWSSIKEIHPGIKLHLIGKLQTNKIKKAVKLFDIIETVDSVELARKITDEALRIGKKIQIFLQVNIGNEPHKNGIMLREFDEVFTKIKRDIVDVSGIMCIPPADGPAFFYFGHMNKIAKEYNISKISMGMSADFQTAIKFGSTQVRIGSFVYGLVWKNT comes from the coding sequence ATGCAAAATAATGAGATATTATTGCAAAGTTACAGGAAACTGATTCAAAGGATTAAGGACTGTAATAAGCTATATCAAAGTGAATCAAAACTTCTTTTGGTTTCAAAGCACTTATGTCGTAGCCAAATTGAGTATATAATTACTAATACTGAGCAAAGAGTTTTTGGTGAAAACAAAGTCCAGGACGCTATAGATAAGTGGTCTAGCATTAAAGAAATTCACCCTGGTATTAAGCTTCATTTGATTGGTAAATTACAAACTAATAAAATAAAAAAAGCTGTAAAGTTATTTGATATTATAGAAACTGTAGATTCTGTTGAGTTAGCTCGTAAAATAACTGATGAAGCACTAAGAATAGGTAAGAAAATACAAATATTTCTTCAGGTCAATATTGGGAATGAACCTCATAAAAATGGAATAATGCTGAGGGAATTTGATGAGGTTTTTACTAAAATTAAAAGAGACATAGTAGATGTTAGTGGAATAATGTGCATACCGCCAGCAGATGGTCCAGCATTTTTTTATTTTGGCCATATGAATAAAATCGCAAAAGAATATAACATAAGTAAAATAAGTATGGGAATGAGTGCAGATTTTCAAACAGCCATTAAATTTGGCTCTACCCAGGTTAGAATTGGGAGTTTTGTATACGGGCTCGTGTGGAAGAACACCTAA
- the hslU gene encoding ATP-dependent protease ATPase subunit HslU, with protein sequence MTELTPKQIVAELDRYIVGQNHAKKAVSIALRNRWRRKQVANDLRDEIVPHNILMVGPTGVGKTEIARRLAKFSNSPFIKIEATKFTEIGYVGRDVDSIIRDLLDITIKLVREKFNVEVASKAFHEAKLKLVDSLVGKDASEKTKELYFKKLDAKELDDREVEISINESFNKNSQIPTFDIPGMPGSQMGMLNIGDMLGKTFSSKKQKLVKLQVSEAIKHLIKQETEKLIDEQAIIDEAIKITEEDGIVFLDEIDKIAGGGVNKRNEVNREGVQRDLLPLIEGTIVSTKYGSVKTNHILFIASGAFHLARPSDLLPELQGRLPIRVELSPLSKEDLLRILKEPENSLPKQYCALLKTEGVNLKFMESGLESIAKHATQINDEIENIGARRLCTLLEKILEEVSFTADEIKGKTIIIDSKFVEKSLSSINIAEDLSKFIL encoded by the coding sequence ATGACAGAATTAACTCCTAAACAAATAGTTGCAGAACTTGACAGATATATTGTTGGGCAGAATCATGCCAAAAAAGCAGTATCTATTGCCTTAAGAAACAGATGGCGTAGAAAGCAGGTTGCTAATGATTTACGAGATGAAATAGTTCCTCATAATATATTGATGGTTGGTCCAACTGGCGTTGGTAAAACTGAAATTGCAAGAAGATTAGCTAAATTCTCAAACTCTCCTTTCATAAAAATTGAAGCAACAAAATTTACAGAGATAGGATATGTTGGTCGTGATGTGGATTCAATTATTAGAGATTTGCTTGATATTACAATAAAGCTCGTTAGAGAAAAATTTAACGTAGAAGTAGCTAGCAAAGCATTTCATGAAGCCAAATTGAAATTGGTAGATAGTTTAGTTGGTAAAGATGCATCAGAAAAAACGAAGGAATTGTATTTCAAAAAACTTGATGCTAAGGAATTGGATGATAGGGAAGTAGAAATTTCAATTAATGAATCATTCAATAAAAATTCTCAAATTCCAACATTTGACATACCTGGAATGCCGGGAAGTCAAATGGGTATGTTAAATATCGGAGACATGCTTGGAAAAACTTTCAGTTCAAAAAAACAAAAATTAGTAAAATTACAAGTATCAGAAGCTATCAAACATTTAATTAAACAAGAAACAGAAAAATTAATTGATGAACAAGCAATTATAGACGAGGCCATAAAAATTACTGAAGAAGATGGGATAGTATTTTTAGATGAAATTGATAAGATTGCAGGTGGTGGAGTAAATAAACGAAATGAAGTAAATAGAGAAGGTGTGCAACGTGATTTATTACCATTAATAGAAGGTACAATAGTAAGTACAAAGTATGGATCTGTAAAAACAAATCACATTCTATTTATAGCATCAGGAGCATTCCATTTGGCTAGACCTTCTGATTTATTGCCGGAATTGCAAGGTAGATTGCCAATTAGAGTGGAGTTGTCACCATTATCTAAAGAAGATTTACTGAGAATACTTAAAGAACCAGAAAATTCACTACCAAAACAATATTGTGCGTTGCTAAAAACAGAAGGAGTGAATTTAAAATTTATGGAAAGTGGATTAGAAAGTATTGCAAAACATGCTACACAAATAAATGATGAAATAGAGAATATTGGCGCTAGAAGATTATGTACTTTGCTTGAAAAAATTTTAGAAGAAGTGAGTTTTACTGCTGACGAAATAAAAGGCAAAACTATAATCATAGATTCTAAATTTGTTGAGAAGAGTTTATCTTCAATTAATATAGCAGAGGATTTGAGTAAGTTTATTCTTTAA
- the infC gene encoding translation initiation factor IF-3 translates to MSKKSINIKINSDIDSKEIRLVDSDGKMLGVVKVEEGINLAKERKLDLVEISANTEPPVCKILDFGKYKYELRKKFHESKKKQKTVEIKEIKLRPNIAVGDFNVKLNNAKRFIGDGNKVKVTLFFKGREIVHEDVGMNIIEKFKAEALNFAKIELDIKKEGKNISIIMAPK, encoded by the coding sequence ATATCAAAAAAATCTATTAATATAAAAATTAATTCAGACATTGATTCTAAGGAAATACGTCTTGTTGACAGTGACGGGAAAATGTTGGGAGTAGTTAAAGTTGAAGAAGGTATAAATTTGGCTAAAGAAAGAAAGCTAGATTTAGTAGAAATTTCAGCTAATACAGAACCACCAGTTTGTAAAATTTTAGATTTTGGAAAATATAAATATGAGCTAAGAAAAAAGTTTCATGAATCTAAGAAAAAACAAAAGACAGTAGAAATAAAAGAAATAAAGCTTAGACCAAATATTGCAGTTGGTGATTTTAATGTTAAATTAAATAATGCTAAAAGGTTCATAGGTGATGGAAATAAAGTTAAAGTAACATTATTTTTTAAAGGACGGGAAATAGTGCACGAGGATGTTGGAATGAATATTATTGAGAAGTTTAAGGCAGAAGCTTTGAATTTTGCTAAAATTGAATTAGATATTAAAAAAGAAGGAAAGAATATCTCTATCATCATGGCTCCTAAATAG
- the thrS gene encoding threonine--tRNA ligase: MFEIKLNKNIKKYNDSISGVDLLQEIDKSLRQSCLAIKINNEVKDLSTVINENSEVDFVFSSSPEGLDIIRHDAAHILAQAVKELHPEAMVTIGPVIENGFYYDFANVTPFNEADLEKIEKKMQEIIDQNLAITRKIVTKDEAISFFQAHGEKYKIEIINSFPSDAKITIYTQGNFSDLCKGPHSQNTGVVKAFKLMKIAGAYWRGNSQNEMLQRVYGTAWSDKKQLKQYLTMLEEAEKRDHRKLGRQSDLFHFQEEAQGAVFWHPKGWDLFQRLINYIRNKQNDNGYFEISTPEIMDKNLWVLSGHWEKFRENMFTANSIEEDKVYVVRPMNCPGGVQVYNQGIKSYRDLPLRLAEFGKVHRYEPSGALHGLMRVRAFTQDDAHIFCTTEQMTEECINVCKLIKEIYKDFGFEDVKVKFSDRPEKRIGTDEVWDESEKALLDAVKQQNLPYTLNKGEGAFYGPKLEFVLRDAIGRDWQLGTLQVDFNLPERLDANYIDSDGKKYRPVMLHRALFGSIERFLGILLEHYSGNLPIWLAPIQIAVITVTDELSTYAKNVSEILKKNAIRHIVDLDNEKITYKIRKHSLNKVPIIVVLGKKEEEEKLVSVRKLGDKHQEVLELSHFVDKLLDEIKQKRS; encoded by the coding sequence ATGTTTGAAATCAAGCTAAATAAAAATATTAAAAAATATAATGATTCAATATCAGGAGTAGATTTACTTCAGGAAATTGATAAAAGTTTAAGACAAAGCTGTCTCGCTATAAAAATTAATAATGAGGTCAAAGATTTATCAACTGTAATAAATGAAAATAGTGAAGTGGATTTTGTATTTTCCTCCTCTCCTGAAGGTTTAGATATTATCAGGCATGATGCAGCTCATATACTTGCACAAGCCGTGAAAGAATTGCATCCAGAAGCTATGGTTACGATTGGTCCAGTTATTGAAAACGGATTTTATTATGATTTTGCAAATGTTACCCCATTTAATGAAGCAGACTTAGAAAAAATTGAAAAGAAAATGCAAGAAATTATCGATCAAAATCTTGCGATCACTAGAAAAATTGTTACAAAAGATGAGGCAATTAGCTTTTTTCAAGCTCATGGAGAAAAATATAAAATTGAAATTATCAATTCCTTTCCTAGTGATGCCAAAATCACTATTTACACCCAAGGTAATTTCTCCGATCTATGTAAAGGACCCCATTCTCAAAATACTGGAGTAGTTAAGGCCTTTAAATTAATGAAGATAGCTGGAGCTTATTGGAGAGGTAATAGTCAAAATGAAATGTTGCAAAGAGTATACGGAACTGCTTGGTCTGATAAAAAGCAACTAAAGCAATATTTAACAATGCTTGAAGAAGCAGAAAAAAGAGATCATAGAAAGTTAGGTAGGCAATCTGATTTGTTTCATTTTCAGGAAGAGGCTCAAGGAGCGGTGTTTTGGCATCCAAAAGGATGGGATTTATTTCAAAGGCTGATTAATTATATAAGAAATAAACAAAATGATAATGGCTATTTTGAGATAAGCACTCCGGAGATCATGGATAAAAATCTTTGGGTATTATCTGGTCATTGGGAAAAATTTAGAGAGAATATGTTTACCGCAAACTCTATAGAAGAAGATAAGGTGTATGTGGTAAGACCAATGAATTGCCCAGGTGGAGTTCAAGTGTATAATCAGGGTATTAAAAGCTATAGAGATCTACCGCTACGACTAGCAGAATTTGGTAAAGTGCATAGATATGAGCCTTCAGGTGCTTTGCACGGGCTAATGAGAGTTCGAGCATTTACCCAAGACGATGCTCATATTTTTTGTACAACTGAGCAAATGACTGAAGAATGCATTAACGTTTGCAAATTAATTAAGGAAATATACAAGGACTTTGGTTTTGAAGACGTCAAGGTTAAATTTTCAGATAGACCAGAAAAAAGAATTGGCACAGATGAAGTTTGGGATGAATCAGAAAAAGCATTATTAGATGCCGTTAAGCAACAAAATTTACCATATACTTTAAATAAAGGTGAGGGAGCGTTTTATGGTCCAAAATTAGAATTCGTTCTAAGAGATGCGATAGGTAGAGATTGGCAATTGGGAACGCTACAAGTAGATTTTAATTTGCCAGAAAGGCTAGATGCAAATTATATTGACAGTGACGGGAAAAAATATAGGCCAGTAATGCTTCATAGGGCGTTATTTGGCTCAATAGAGCGATTTTTAGGTATTTTGCTGGAGCACTATTCTGGTAATTTACCAATTTGGCTTGCACCCATCCAGATAGCTGTTATCACAGTGACTGATGAGCTCTCAACTTATGCTAAAAATGTTTCAGAAATATTAAAAAAGAACGCTATCAGACATATAGTTGATTTAGATAATGAAAAAATTACTTATAAAATAAGAAAACATTCTCTTAATAAGGTGCCAATAATCGTTGTTTTAGGAAAAAAAGAAGAAGAAGAGAAGCTTGTATCTGTGAGAAAATTAGGTGATAAGCATCAAGAAGTACTTGAGTTAAGTCATTTTGTAGATAAATTGTTAGATGAAATTAAACAAAAAAGGAGCTAG